The stretch of DNA AATGAGTACGGTTTAGAATCTAATTAAGCAACCTTTTTATTGACTTTATGTAAATAAAACACTGTTTATTATACTTAACTTCTTTTGGTATTTGAAACATAAGGGAATATATAATTTGACAAGATGCATGCAGTTGGTATACTTTGGTACGTAATACGTAGATccactacatatatatatatatatatatatatatatatatatatatatatatatatatatatattgaccaATTAAGTTGCTTTTTGTGTTTGGAATAAGAAAATCAATCAGCTTATTTAAATTCTCTATAtataacactactagaaattcgtcCAAAACCGACCGCGGCCAACCGACCGAAAaaccgaccgaagttggtcggtttttttaaatagtttattttttaatttccttttacgaaaccgaccgacTTCAGTCGGTTTTtattggcgcaaaaatgcgaaaaactattttagcatcccgcgaaatttattttttaagaaaccgaccGAAATAggtcaatttttcatataaaataaattaaaatttatattcaaaaaaccgaccgaaatcggtcagtTATTTCAGTCAGTCATTTTTAAAAACcgaccctaaaccctaaaccttaaatcggtcggtaattttatatttttaataaaaccgaccgaaatcggtcggttattttcgcgcgaaaatataattaaagagtacaaATAAATTAAAGAAAGTCATAAACCAAAATATACCAATAGattagtggtagaatagtatcctgccatagTACAGACCCTATTTCGAGGTCGAGGTCAGAATGCTAGGGGTAGAGGTGAAAATGCCAGAGGTAATCCGGCTAGTGGTAGGGCCGTTGGACAGGCACATGCTCTACCTCAGTAGGTTGATAACGATCAGGTGGAAGTCACACCCCCTCCTAGCCTACTCAGGAAAAATCAACCACAACATCAGGATGATCGAATTAAtagaattttggattttgtaGAATCCCTAGCCCCTCCGGCCGGTGGTCATGCACTTGTTCATGCTCTTCATCAAGTTCCTCATGATTCATATGAAAAGGAAatagaagatgatttttaggccCCACCCGGGGTACCACCACCAGTTGTCCTTACAAATATTGCCCAGCCAGTACAGTTACCAACAGGAAAAATTGATCCACATGCCTTTCTGAGATTAAAACCTCTTATTTATACTGGTACAGACAAGCCGAATGAGTCAATGTTATTTTTGGAAAAGATAAAGGAATTGTTTATTTCTTTAACTGGCCTCGAAATACAAGCCACAAAATTAATTGGGTTTCGGTTGAAGGGTGCAGCAGGGCAATGGTGGAGAGGTTACAAGAAGGCCAAAGATTCTACATTACCGCCACTTACTTGGCCACAGTTCAAAGAAGCTTTTAGGCTAAGTTTTTGCCTAGCAGTCGGATGGATGAACTCTGACGTCAGTTCGAACATCTTAAATAGGGTATCATGTCAGTGACCGAATATGAGATGGAATTTACAAATTTAGCAGAGTATGCACCTAATTTGAGACCGACAGAGAGAGAAAAAGTGAGAAGGTTCATTGAAGGCTTGAATCCATATATGGCAAAAGATATGACTTCACATCAGGATGACAAGACTTATCTTCAGGTTGTCAATATCGCTACGCGTAAGGAGGCTTTTGATAAAATTGCCAGGGAAGCTAGAGAAAATGGCAAGAAGGCTAGAACCACAAGTAGTTATAGTGGACTTTTAGTTGGGGGAAAGAACACGAATCATTCAGTTTAGAGTCGGTCAGTAGCTCACTCGTGTCCTTATCCAGCTCCATTCAGACAAAGCCAGCAGAGTAAAGGTGAGGCTTATCTGGGGAACAGTTCAATAAATCAAAGTCAAACTCGGTTCTCCGATCCTATTTGTTCCACGTGCAATAAAAAATATCTTGGGCAATGCCTTTTGGGTTAGAGAGGATGTTATCACTGCTATGACCTAGGTCACCTTATGAAAGATTGTCCATGACTCAGGCATGCTCCAGGGAAGGCTTCAGCAACTCAGGCAGCATCCATAGGTAATTTATTAGTAGAAGCTCCTCCAGTTCGGGCACCTAATGCTCAGACTAGGCGTGGTGCCAATAGAGGTGGAGCTCAGGGAAGAGGCAGACCAGCCAGATTCTATGCAATTCCAGACAGGCAGAATGCGGAGGCGTCTAACAAAGTTATTACATGTATTATCTCAGTTTGTGGTCGCTTGCTTATGTATTAGTTGATCCTGGTTCAACTTTCTCTTATCTGTCTCCTTATTTTTGTGTCGAGATTGGAAAAGCACCAGAACCATTAGGGGTCCCGTTTAAGGTTTCCACATCTATAGGAGAATATGTTAAAGTTGAGTATATATTTAGAAATTGCATCATCATCGTTCAGGGCCGAGAAACATTAGCCAATTTGAACTTGTTAGATATTATTGACTTTGACATCATAgctggcatggactggttatcttctTGTCATGCTATAGTTAATTGCCACGCGAAGACCGTTAAATTCTCATTTATTGGGGAAAATCCAGTTATAATTAGAGGTGAAGTGGGTACGCCTGtgggtaagtttatttcttaccttaaggctagaGAGCTAGTGAATAATGGGTGTTTGGCGTATCTAGCACATGTGCGGGATATGAAAGCCGACTCCCCAATGCTTGAATCAATACATATTGTGAAAGAGTTTCCAGAAGTGTTTGCAGATGATCTCCTAGGGAtaccaccagatagggagattgagtttGGCATAGGCATATTATCAGGAACTCAGCCAATCTTGATTCCTCCTTACAAAATGGTTCCAGCTGAGCAAAATGAACTCAAGAAGCAATTATATGACCTTTTATATAAAGGTATTATTCAACCTAGTATTTTCCACTGGGGTGCTCCAGTGTTGTTCGTGAATAAAAAGGATAATTCCCTacggatgtgcatagattaccaCTAGCTGAATAACgttactatcaaaaataaatatccaataCCCACGAtagatgacctatttgatcagttacagggtgctaggtatTTTTCAAAAACTGACCTAAGATCGGGAAAACATCAGTTATATCATAGAAGCAGACATCCCGAAAATAGCTTTCAagacttggtatggtcattatgatATTTTTGAAGTGTCCTATGGGTTGACCAATGCACCAGCGGCTTTTATGGACTTAATGAACAGAGTCTTTAAGACTTTATTAGATACCTTTGTCATAGTATTTTATCGATGATATACTGGTATATTCACATAGCCGGACAGAGCATGAGAATCATTTGAGAACAATTCTTCAAATACTTAAGGAGCGCCAGCTTTATGCGTAATTCTCCAAATATAAATTTTGGCTCGATACAGTTatattcttggggcacgtggtctCGAGAGAAGGCATTAGAGTAAACCCGCAGAAAATAGAAGCAGTTAAGAGTTGGCATAGGCCGACGACTCCCACAGAGATTCACAACTTTCTGGGATTGGCAGGTTACTACCGTCATTTTGTAGAAGGGTTCTATTCGGTAGCTACCCCCTTGACAACGTTAACTCAGAAAAATGTGAAGTTTCAATGGTCTGAAGCTTGTGACAAAAGTTTTCAAGAACTCAAGAACAGGTTGACTACAAATCCAATCCTGACTCCCCTATAGGTAAATTGGTGATCTATTGTGATGTTTCTAGAGTAGGGTTAGGATGTGTTCTTATGCAGAATGACAAGGTAATTGCTTATGATTCTAGgaaattaaagaatcatgagaGAAATTATCCTACCCAGAATCTAGAGCTAGCAACCGTTATTTTTGCTCTAAACAAATGGCGTCACTATCTTTATGGAGAGCAATGTGACATTTATACAGATCACAAAAATTTGCAGTATATATTCAAGCATGAAGAGTTGAATCTGAGACAACgcaggtggttggagttgcttaaagattattATTGTAATATCTTTTACCATCCTGGCAAAGCGAATATGGTTGTTGATGCTCTGAGTAGAAGATCCATGGGGAGTTTGACCGGGTTGCCTATGGTCGAACGTCCAATAGTTAAGGAAGCCCATTAAATAGCTAGCCAAGAGGTTCGTCTCAATGAGAAGTATGATGGAAGGTTGATAGCAAGTATGGGTGCTAAGTCTACTTTAGTTGAGAAGTTAAAGTCAAACAATTCAATGACGCTAGCTTGCTTAAGCTCAAGGAGGGTGTTCTCAGTGGCAAGATTAAGAATATCCACTACCCAGGAtaaatgacctatttgatcagttacagggtgctaggtatTTCTCAAAATATAAACCTAAGATCGGGATACCATCAGTTAAATATCATAGAAGCAGACATCCCGAAAATAGCTTTGACGACtcagtatggtcactatgaatttttaTTGATATCCTTTAGGTTGACCAATGcaccagcagcttttatggactTAATGAACAGAGTCTTCATGCCTTTCTTACATACCTTTGTCATACTATTTATCGATGATATACTGGTATATTCCCATAGCCAGAAAGAGCATGAGAATCATTTGAGAACAGTTCCTCAAATACTTGAGGAGGGccaactttatgccaaattctccaaatgtgaattttggctcgatacTGTTATATTCTTGGGGCAGGTGGTCTCGAGTGAAGACATTAGAGTAGACCCGCAGAAAATAGAAGCAGTTAAGAGTTGGCATAAGCCGACGACCCCCACAGAGATTCACAACTTTCTGGGATTGGCAGGTTACAACCGTCATTTTGTAGAAGGGTTATATTCGGTAGCTACCCCCTTGACAACGTCATTTTTCTTAAATGCTTTTTAAATATATTGAATTACTAACTATTGTGtcttattatattttttatataatttctaaatatgtaaattttatttaaaagaaaaactttaaaactttatgCTCGAATTCATACTGAAAATTAGTCTATTTAACTCTCACATTTCGAATTATGTCATATAAAGTGAAACGAATGGAGTAGTATTAAGtcattaatattttcttaattcctATTACTCCTCGTATATATAGATATCAGGGACAC from Nicotiana tomentosiformis chromosome 11, ASM39032v3, whole genome shotgun sequence encodes:
- the LOC117280063 gene encoding uncharacterized protein; this encodes MSVTEYEMEFTNLAEYAPNLRPTEREKVRRFIEGLNPYMAKDMTSHQDDKTYLQVVNIATRKEAFDKIAREARENGKKARTTIDPGSTFSYLSPYFCVEIGKAPEPLGVPFKVSTSIGEYVKVEYIFRNCIIIVQGRETLANLNLLDIIDFDIIAGMDWLSSCHAIVNCHAKTVKFSFIGENPVIIRGEVGTPVGKFISYLKARELVNNGCLAYLAHVRDMKADSPMLESIHIVKEFPEVFADDLLGIPPDREIEFGIGILSGTQPILIPPYKMVPAEQNELKKQLYDLLYKGYYRHFVEGFYSVATPLTTLTQKNVKFQWSEACDKSFQELKNRKLKNHERNYPTQNLELATVIFALNKWRHYLYGEQCDIYTDHKNLQYIFKHEELNLRQRRWLELLKDYYCNIFYHPGKANMVVDALSRRSMGSLTGLPMVERPIVKEAH